Proteins from a genomic interval of Gloeocapsa sp. PCC 73106:
- a CDS encoding SufS family cysteine desulfurase — translation MTYTQTKPLADAVRDDFPILQQQINGKPLVYLDNAATSQKPRQVLNAWRYYYENDNANVHRGAHSLSTRATEAYEAARAKVAQFIGASSPREIVFTRNATEAINLVAYSWGLNNLQQGDEIILSVMEHHSNLVPWQMIAQKTGAILKFVPLTPLETFDIEAYKQLISTKTKLVTVVHVSNTLGCVNPVTDIVTIAHNYGAKVLIDACQSVPHLPMDVQAIDCDWLVASGHKMCAPSGIGFLYGKERILEEMPPFLGGGEMISEVFLDYSTYGDLPHKFEAGTPAIGEAIALGSAIDYLNNLGMDSIHTYEEELTCYLLEKLTNIPRLRIYGPLENRAALASFNVEGIHSSDLATLLDNDGIAIRSGHHCTQPLHHLFKASGSARASLYFYNTREEIDRFVVALRETIDFFSDVLV, via the coding sequence ATGACCTATACCCAAACTAAACCCCTCGCCGACGCGGTTCGTGATGACTTCCCCATCTTGCAACAACAAATTAACGGGAAACCCCTAGTTTATCTAGACAACGCCGCGACATCTCAAAAACCCAGACAAGTATTAAACGCCTGGCGCTACTACTACGAAAACGATAACGCCAACGTCCATAGGGGTGCTCATAGTCTCAGCACTCGCGCCACTGAAGCCTACGAAGCCGCAAGAGCTAAAGTAGCCCAGTTTATTGGAGCTTCCTCACCTAGGGAAATCGTCTTTACGCGCAATGCAACCGAAGCGATTAACCTCGTGGCTTATAGCTGGGGTTTGAATAATCTGCAACAGGGAGATGAAATTATTCTCTCGGTTATGGAACATCATAGTAATTTAGTTCCTTGGCAGATGATCGCCCAAAAAACCGGAGCTATTTTAAAATTTGTTCCTCTGACTCCCCTAGAAACCTTTGACATCGAAGCGTATAAGCAGCTAATTAGTACCAAAACTAAACTAGTAACAGTAGTTCACGTCTCCAATACCCTCGGCTGCGTCAATCCCGTGACAGATATAGTGACTATTGCCCATAATTACGGTGCCAAAGTCTTAATAGACGCCTGTCAGAGTGTACCTCATCTACCCATGGATGTTCAAGCTATTGACTGTGATTGGCTTGTAGCTAGTGGTCATAAAATGTGCGCACCCAGTGGTATTGGTTTTCTCTACGGGAAAGAAAGGATACTCGAGGAAATGCCGCCATTTTTAGGGGGAGGAGAAATGATCTCCGAAGTGTTCCTAGATTACTCCACCTATGGTGATTTACCTCATAAATTCGAAGCGGGAACCCCAGCTATTGGGGAAGCGATCGCCCTAGGCTCGGCCATCGACTACTTAAACAACTTAGGTATGGATTCCATTCACACCTACGAGGAAGAGTTAACCTGTTATCTGTTAGAAAAACTCACAAATATTCCCAGATTAAGAATCTATGGTCCCTTGGAAAATAGGGCGGCTTTAGCGTCTTTTAACGTGGAGGGTATTCATTCTAGTGATCTGGCTACTCTTCTCGATAACGACGGCATAGCTATTCGTTCTGGTCATCATTGTACCCAACCATTGCACCATCTATTTAAAGCCAGTGGTAGCGCCCGAGCTAGTTTGTACTTCTACAATACTCGCGAAGAAATAGATAGGTTTGTGGTAGCTTTAAGAGAAACTATCGACTTTTTCTCCGATGTATTGGTATAA
- a CDS encoding aminotransferase class IV has translation MYWYKGELLESPTLVLEIDDPALLYGATVFTTLRVYGEALDHPLTHWQQHCDRLRHTLVTLGWSLPHWTRLREGATILKKYPVLRLTIFPDGRELILPRALPPNLQQMQQHGIKGEVIRDSLYRRYLPEHKTGNYLGPWLARTKAQQSGYQEAILTDTQGNWLETTTGNLWGYRDRCWYTPLLDQGMLPGIAQQALIQWLKQQDIPVVSREWSPDWVDTLEAIAYSNSVLEVIPFISINNRQLLLKLDYLAPLRQYFTNFSLLRDKDN, from the coding sequence ATGTATTGGTATAAAGGTGAGTTATTAGAGTCTCCTACTCTAGTCTTAGAGATCGATGATCCAGCTTTACTCTATGGCGCTACGGTGTTTACTACCCTGCGCGTCTACGGTGAAGCTTTAGATCATCCTTTGACTCATTGGCAACAGCACTGCGATCGCCTTCGTCACACTTTAGTAACCTTGGGATGGTCTTTGCCCCACTGGACAAGATTACGAGAAGGAGCTACTATACTCAAAAAATACCCCGTTTTACGTCTCACTATCTTTCCTGATGGTAGGGAATTAATTCTACCTCGTGCTTTACCGCCAAATCTGCAGCAAATGCAACAACATGGCATAAAAGGTGAAGTAATCAGGGATTCTCTCTACCGTCGCTATCTCCCTGAACACAAAACAGGCAATTATTTAGGTCCTTGGTTAGCTAGAACCAAAGCACAACAATCAGGATACCAAGAAGCTATTTTAACCGATACACAGGGTAATTGGTTGGAAACGACTACAGGTAATCTCTGGGGTTATCGAGACAGATGTTGGTATACACCTCTGTTGGATCAGGGAATGCTACCAGGAATCGCACAACAAGCTTTAATCCAATGGTTGAAGCAACAAGATATCCCCGTGGTATCTAGGGAATGGTCCCCCGATTGGGTAGACACTCTAGAAGCGATCGCCTATAGTAACAGCGTCCTAGAGGTTATCCCCTTTATCTCGATTAATAATCGTCAATTACTCCTAAAATTAGATTATTTAGCACCACTAAGGCAGTATTTTACTAATTTTTCACTTTTGAGAGATAAAGATAATTAA
- a CDS encoding DUF3352 domain-containing protein, whose amino-acid sequence MSNQNKGCGCVSLMGGLLLAGSASAGYFYLRGDLPWQNFDLYSATQVIPQETVLIAHVSTEEKLWSQLSNMGNPEAQAVIKRSLNLPETEQIRSWLGGVTFALVSLNNGETEILIVAGIKDKIKAWEYQQKLSKLEELEYEKVKIYQVNTEDYGQVYFAILDNYLVGGPKAEVVKRAIDSYQEGLSFQDREGLKASLSEVKLKNVLAQVYIHDLVDWRQTGENLSSDLEKIGSFNGAIGLNDQGLHLQSFVKHEPQSVTQLPSPPDKKILASLPADTWFLIHGNNLSYGWQNVVAQAQTFPEAQQAVDLIRDSFAQFSIDVDREVFGWMDQDYAIALTTTNKGFQNFNIGGIILIQMSDPQTAQTSLDKFSTLAQDTGFISLKETEINRKKITQWNSFNQPLVSHSWIDKNSLALTIGLPFQTVTEIKPAHSLLQNETYKQRVATLPDSGFGYFYLDMQPVIAQLDSYNTSVDADTRAILTSIEGMVGTTSGDKTSTKSDLIIFISQK is encoded by the coding sequence ATGAGTAACCAAAATAAAGGCTGCGGCTGTGTAAGCTTAATGGGAGGTTTGTTACTAGCTGGTAGTGCGAGCGCTGGATATTTTTATCTTAGGGGTGATTTGCCTTGGCAAAATTTCGACCTCTATAGCGCGACACAAGTGATTCCCCAGGAAACTGTCTTAATCGCTCACGTCTCTACAGAAGAAAAATTATGGTCTCAGTTGAGTAACATGGGCAATCCTGAAGCACAAGCTGTGATTAAACGTAGTTTAAATTTGCCAGAGACAGAGCAGATCAGATCTTGGCTGGGAGGAGTGACCTTCGCGCTAGTATCTCTAAACAATGGGGAAACTGAAATATTGATAGTAGCAGGAATCAAAGACAAAATTAAAGCTTGGGAATATCAACAAAAGTTATCAAAACTAGAAGAATTAGAGTATGAGAAAGTCAAAATTTACCAAGTAAATACAGAAGATTACGGACAGGTATATTTTGCAATTCTCGATAATTACCTAGTAGGTGGACCCAAAGCAGAGGTAGTAAAACGAGCGATCGATTCTTATCAAGAAGGTTTGTCTTTTCAAGACCGAGAGGGATTAAAAGCCTCTCTGTCGGAAGTGAAACTGAAAAATGTATTAGCCCAAGTTTATATTCATGATCTCGTTGATTGGCGCCAAACCGGGGAGAATCTGTCTTCTGATTTGGAAAAGATTGGTTCATTCAATGGAGCAATTGGATTAAATGATCAAGGGTTACATCTACAAAGCTTTGTAAAGCATGAGCCTCAAAGCGTTACTCAACTCCCTTCTCCACCAGACAAAAAAATCCTGGCTTCTCTACCTGCGGATACCTGGTTCTTAATTCATGGGAATAACTTGAGTTACGGTTGGCAAAATGTAGTGGCTCAAGCTCAAACTTTTCCTGAAGCACAACAAGCAGTTGACTTAATACGTGATAGTTTTGCTCAATTCTCTATTGATGTGGATCGAGAAGTATTCGGCTGGATGGATCAAGACTACGCGATCGCCCTTACTACCACTAATAAGGGTTTCCAAAACTTTAACATAGGGGGAATCATCTTGATTCAAATGAGCGATCCTCAAACCGCTCAGACTTCCTTAGATAAATTTTCCACGTTGGCTCAAGATACTGGCTTTATTTCCCTCAAAGAAACCGAAATTAACCGAAAAAAGATCACCCAGTGGAACAGTTTTAATCAACCCTTAGTATCTCATAGTTGGATTGATAAAAATTCTCTGGCATTAACGATTGGTCTGCCATTTCAAACTGTAACCGAGATTAAGCCTGCTCACTCTTTGTTACAGAATGAAACCTATAAGCAAAGGGTGGCTACTTTACCCGATTCTGGGTTTGGCTACTTTTATTTGGATATGCAGCCAGTGATCGCTCAATTAGACAGTTACAACACTTCAGTGGACGCCGATACTCGCGCGATACTCACCTCAATTGAAGGCATGGTGGGTACCACAAGCGGTGACAAAACTAGCACTAAGTCGGATTTAATTATCTTTATCTCTCAAAAGTGA
- the nblB gene encoding phycobilisome degradation protein NblB, giving the protein MSITPESVQTLINSSDFGDRIRGINQLGQLDPGVAFEMVQPLITDQNTRIRYAAVSQLDTLGHHDLQLTLKLLRDRLYGDSEADVQAAAADVIGALKLTEAFEDLEKTYHQTSEWLVQLSIIASLGEFGDPRGLTLLEEALSSEYDIVRTAAVGAMGELKDLRALPLLLPLVDDPDWQIRYRLVQAISHLGVEQARTTLEKLAEDPVEAIASAAKNLL; this is encoded by the coding sequence ATGAGTATTACTCCCGAATCTGTTCAAACATTAATTAATTCTTCTGATTTTGGCGATCGCATTAGAGGAATCAACCAGCTAGGTCAGCTAGATCCTGGTGTGGCTTTTGAGATGGTTCAACCCCTGATTACTGACCAAAATACGCGCATTCGTTACGCGGCGGTGAGTCAATTGGATACCCTGGGTCATCATGATTTACAATTAACCCTGAAGTTATTGCGCGATCGCCTCTATGGTGATTCAGAAGCAGACGTACAAGCAGCTGCTGCTGATGTTATCGGTGCTCTCAAACTGACCGAAGCTTTTGAAGATTTAGAAAAAACCTACCATCAAACCTCTGAATGGTTGGTTCAGTTGAGTATTATTGCTAGTCTGGGAGAATTCGGCGATCCTCGAGGTTTAACTCTCCTCGAAGAGGCTTTAAGTTCAGAATATGATATCGTCAGAACCGCAGCGGTAGGAGCCATGGGAGAATTAAAAGATCTCCGGGCTTTACCTCTATTACTCCCTTTAGTAGATGATCCAGATTGGCAAATCCGCTATCGCTTAGTACAAGCTATCTCCCATCTAGGAGTGGAACAAGCTCGTACTACCTTGGAAAAGTTGGCAGAAGATCCCGTAGAAGCGATCGCAAGCGCCGCTAAAAACCTCCTCTGA
- a CDS encoding CBS domain-containing protein, which translates to MNQTVGEVMTPNPLTVQPETPLSEAIKILAEKRISGLPVVDDEGALVGVISDTDLMWQETGVEPPPYIMFLDSVIYLENPKRYEKEIHKALGQTVGEVMTSKPITITPEQSMREAARVMHDKNIRRLPVIDTEAKVVGIITRGDIIRTMANG; encoded by the coding sequence ATGAATCAAACAGTAGGAGAGGTGATGACACCTAATCCCCTGACGGTGCAACCGGAAACTCCCCTCTCAGAAGCGATTAAAATCTTGGCAGAAAAACGGATTAGTGGTCTACCGGTAGTTGACGACGAGGGAGCATTAGTTGGGGTAATCTCGGATACAGATTTAATGTGGCAAGAAACCGGGGTGGAGCCACCTCCTTATATTATGTTTCTTGACAGTGTGATTTATTTAGAAAATCCTAAGCGCTATGAAAAAGAAATTCATAAAGCACTGGGACAAACCGTCGGAGAAGTTATGACGTCTAAACCAATCACGATTACGCCAGAACAATCTATGCGGGAAGCGGCTCGTGTGATGCACGACAAAAATATCCGTCGTTTACCAGTCATTGATACAGAGGCTAAAGTGGTGGGCATAATTACCCGAGGTGATATCATTCGTACCATGGCAAACGGCTAA
- a CDS encoding elongation factor G, with the protein MKQKAAVNIRNVALVGPYSSGKTTLLESLLFVTGKLNRKGTVKEGNTVGDSSPEAREHQMSVEISLAKTKYQDIELQFLDCPGSVEFLQETYNALIGVGAAVIVCEPIVEKVLTLAPLFKFLDDWEIPHLVFINKMERANNHYSEILQALKQVSSRPLVPLQYPICQEHDLLGYIDLITEQAYHYHPGSSADPVPLSENLRAEEKQAHAEMLETLADFDDHLLEELLEDIEPPKEEVLQDLKKELGADQIVPVCFGTAELDYGVRPLLDILVKEAPAPELTATRRGLNTQDQSTILQVLKTYYNPQGGRLSVVRVWQGELTEGMMFNDLRTGSLSELTGQQTESLTAAQTGQIVAVSRLEGVNTGDTLISGTGQKLPRIDRLRPVYALAIAPENRRDEVKLTGAINKLIEEDPGLHWEQHGDTHEVILWGQGEIHLRVALERLKRKYNLPMQTHLPQVPYKETIRKATTAHGRYKHQSGGHGAFGDVYLDIKPLTRGDGFNFHDTIVGGVVPKQYIPGVEMGVREYLDHGPLGFPVVDVDITLTNGSYHSVDSSEQAFKQAARIAMTEGMPHCEPILLEPIVTVTMSVPGEFTSKALQLLTGRRGQILGFEPVSNWKGWDQVTGYLPQAQMQDLIIELRSLTLGVGFFQWQYDHLEEVPEKITASVLASNGH; encoded by the coding sequence ATGAAGCAAAAAGCTGCGGTAAACATTCGTAATGTGGCCCTGGTGGGTCCCTACTCCAGTGGTAAAACCACCTTACTAGAAAGTTTACTATTCGTTACAGGAAAGCTAAACCGCAAGGGCACGGTCAAAGAGGGAAACACCGTGGGAGACAGTAGCCCAGAAGCTAGAGAACACCAAATGAGTGTAGAAATCTCTCTAGCCAAGACCAAATATCAGGATATAGAGTTACAATTTCTAGACTGTCCCGGTTCTGTTGAGTTTTTGCAAGAAACTTACAATGCTTTAATCGGAGTGGGTGCGGCAGTAATAGTGTGTGAGCCGATAGTAGAGAAAGTTTTAACTCTCGCTCCCTTGTTTAAGTTTCTGGACGATTGGGAAATTCCTCATCTGGTGTTCATCAATAAGATGGAGCGCGCTAATAACCACTATTCGGAAATTTTACAAGCTCTCAAACAGGTATCGAGTCGCCCTTTAGTACCTCTGCAATATCCTATTTGCCAAGAACATGACTTGTTGGGGTACATTGACTTAATCACCGAACAAGCTTATCACTATCATCCGGGAAGCTCCGCGGATCCGGTTCCCCTATCGGAAAATCTGCGAGCAGAGGAAAAACAAGCCCACGCCGAGATGTTAGAAACATTGGCTGATTTCGACGATCATCTTCTAGAAGAATTACTCGAAGATATTGAACCACCCAAGGAAGAAGTCTTACAGGATCTGAAAAAAGAACTAGGCGCTGATCAGATAGTTCCAGTTTGTTTTGGTACCGCAGAACTAGATTATGGCGTTCGTCCTTTGTTGGATATTTTAGTAAAAGAAGCCCCCGCACCAGAGCTAACAGCCACTCGTCGGGGACTAAATACTCAAGATCAAAGCACTATTTTACAAGTGCTCAAAACTTATTATAATCCTCAAGGTGGTAGACTTTCTGTAGTCAGAGTGTGGCAAGGAGAACTCACCGAGGGCATGATGTTCAATGATTTACGTACTGGGAGTTTGTCTGAACTGACGGGACAACAAACAGAGTCTCTAACTGCGGCGCAAACTGGACAAATCGTCGCAGTTAGTCGTTTAGAGGGAGTTAACACCGGAGATACCCTAATTAGCGGTACAGGGCAAAAGTTACCTCGGATAGACCGACTTAGACCAGTGTATGCTCTAGCGATCGCACCAGAAAACCGTCGGGATGAAGTTAAACTCACCGGGGCGATCAATAAACTGATAGAAGAGGATCCCGGTTTACACTGGGAACAACACGGAGACACTCACGAGGTAATTCTCTGGGGACAAGGCGAGATTCATTTACGAGTAGCTCTAGAACGTCTCAAACGCAAGTATAACCTGCCCATGCAGACTCATTTACCCCAAGTCCCCTACAAGGAAACGATTCGTAAAGCTACTACAGCCCACGGACGCTATAAACATCAAAGTGGGGGACACGGTGCTTTTGGCGATGTTTATCTAGATATCAAGCCCCTGACACGAGGAGATGGCTTTAATTTCCATGATACTATCGTAGGTGGTGTCGTCCCTAAACAATATATTCCAGGTGTGGAAATGGGGGTAAGAGAGTATCTTGATCACGGTCCCTTGGGTTTTCCTGTAGTGGACGTGGATATTACCCTCACTAATGGTTCCTACCACTCAGTAGATAGCTCTGAACAAGCTTTTAAACAGGCGGCCAGAATCGCTATGACCGAAGGAATGCCTCACTGTGAACCAATTTTACTCGAACCGATTGTGACGGTTACTATGTCTGTTCCTGGCGAGTTTACTTCTAAAGCACTACAATTACTAACCGGTCGCCGGGGTCAAATTTTGGGATTTGAACCAGTCTCAAACTGGAAAGGCTGGGATCAGGTGACGGGGTATTTACCTCAAGCGCAAATGCAAGATCTAATCATTGAACTGCGTTCTCTAACCCTAGGAGTAGGTTTCTTCCAATGGCAATACGACCATCTCGAAGAAGTCCCGGAAAAAATAACCGCTAGTGTTTTAGCTAGTAATGGTCATTAA